attcaaagaaatttttgtaatattttttagaggaacattaacaattgttgaaagaaatacagtaaatgggcaCCGGGTTGACTACATAAGGGTTAactgaagagagagagatagagaagacTGACTGACGATAGAAGCGACCACACGGAATTGGAGCAAAACTTCTTACCTCTGTTCTGTTTCACCGGTTTATAATGCAAGAACCCTTCTTTCGTTCCATTGATGTAGTACTGAACGGATTGTCGCAGTTTCGAACACCTTGGATCCGACAAAGTGCCGAACACTTTTTGCGCCACCACATCCAGTTCAACGGATGGAAGGTCTTTGACGAAATTGGCGATCGCTTTTATCGTAAGTTCATTTTTGTCTGTGTTCGCTTTGTTCAAGTTAGCGTTCACGTTCAGTTTCTTATAAAAATCAGCCAAATCCTGCTCGGTTAAGATATAATTTCCAAGTAGTGCAGCCAACAAGCATAATCGATCGGATGGTATGTTCAATGCTTTTAGAAGTTCGGGGAGTATGTATTCCTTCGTGTCGAGGGAGTCCTTGAAGAGAAATTTAATCTCGCTTAATCGTTCCGCTAAATACGCGAACAACAATTATCTATAGCAGTGACGAGCAAcctgcagtgggccaaaagtggaAACCTAATAGCCGGGAAGTAACAACGATGTATCGAAAATCGTGCGGACCGCCGGTTGCTCAtcactagactccggatgtttatgcaaaataaaaagtttgtacatcaattgcaagacacaggagttaaatatacatttatattcttcatgaataattttaatgtggtggaaataatatattaaccctttgcacttggagctattttatttaaaaatattagaaaattaaacattttttcctagctagtataattccattctatatgatttttttcattttgtggatatgagattaatataataatgtaaacaacattttgaacaatggtacagcaatttttagtggtgactcagagtcaccactcgggtgctaagggttaacactcttgaaatcttttaatattttcactgttttaaactgcaaatccggagtctactcaTCACTGATCCAAAGAACCATGCCTATACCTTGTACGTCAGCTTCAACTGTTCCGACGAGAAATATCGTGGAGGATCGAATACCGCGTACTCCGCGTCATCGGCGATCAAGCCGTTGAAATTATTTTCTCGACAATAAGCAATTACTTCTTGATGATGGTCGTCCATACTGCATAACTGTTTCAACAACACGGTAAACAATGCAATGCCAAGACATATAATGTAACGAGATACTTTAAACAGTTCTACTTACAACTGTAACGTTTAAATGTCTCAAAGCCATTCGCAGACTGGTTCTTAAACAAACAGGAGGAGTCCACCAAATTTTTGGTGGTGGAGTACCTTTTATCGAAATGTGTTTCAATACCTGTACAAACGATTATCTTGGATTAAGTAGATATTCTAAGAGTTGTATcgtgtataaattaaaatttgctTACATTGTTCACTTTAATCCTGACTTGTAGTTGATTCTGTATCCAATCTGCGCGCCGGGAAGATTCGAAACATCCATTGAAGAATACAGCTAATTCCAAGCCTGACATTTCTGTTTTCTGTATGAGGACTGCCAGAAACTGTAGCATTCGGTTCCATTGTCCTCCGCAAGTCCAATCTGAAGGGCAAAAAATCGCTGGCTGATACTCGTTCGGATGCAAACAATATGGTGAACAGGAGGAAATGTGTACCTGAGAAATAGCCGCCATATAATCTATCTAAACAGCATTCTCCGTCAAGTACCAATTTCAACTTTCCAGAATGCAATTGCTGCGCTTTACCAATACGATTGTGCTGCCTTTGCGTAATGGTACGTGCGATTTTCAACAGATCGACTGGTACCGATCCTCCTTGTACGTAGTTGCTATCCAGAAAGACTTGCAAATCTTGGATGCCCATTTTGATCACGATTCAGTTTACGACGTAAAGTTACTACTTAAATGCTTAAGTATTACGTACGGTGTTATCACTCTTTTTTTGCTTATTTATTAACTACAGATGAGAGTGTTTGTTTAATGTTTTGCTTGAAATACTTTTACAACTTGAAGAAATctgatttcaatttcaataatttcaaccTGAAATAAATACCGTTCTGTCAATAAcaagataaaaatttcttttccaaaataatttttctgtatATGTATCTCCTAAATTTTGTTCGTTAACAGGTGTGTTTGAAACACAGCCGATACAAAGGGCAACGTTAGGAATCTATTAAACTATTTAGTATAGTTACGTCGCGTGCTCGGAGCATTAGAAACTCTGGTAAAAGAGAGCCGCTCGTTAACAAATACGTGAGAAAaggaaaaaagcgaaaaaacatACACGacgtgtatataatataaattccgGCAACGATATTAGATGATTTCCATCGCGTGTAAGGGAATACGTTTCTTTTAACGTAGAGCGTCCCATAGACGAGTCGGAAAGGAATGAGAAAAATACTGAATGATCGAAAATTTGTCATATTCGGAGCCGAAGTATGCCGACGCCATTTATTTTGTTTATATGTGGTGATTTGTATATCGTCGGTGAGTTCTTTATCTATCGACGGAAGATTCGATCATGTCAATGCTAAGGATGACACGCGAATGGAACAAAGACAATCGGTTTCGATTAATCCCAATGTTTCTCGACGAATTGAACGTGCCCGAAAAAGAAGGACTGCTTTATAGACCGGCATGGCGAGTAAGCTGTTCGCTGTTCAGTGGGAAACTTACACAAAGGAATTCGCACGGTTTCGTGACCAGTCTCCTTTTACAAACGACACCGCGCGaatcccactgtatcgaatcTACGCGATTTCATCCGGGAAACGTAATGATACTTACGTTAAATTAGCGATAATCATCGTGGCCCCAAAGAAACACAAAACACACGGGTTTTCAGAGTAGGTGACGTCGGATTCGAAAACGGAAATGAGCGCTCGGCCGCGCTCGGATATCTACGCCATTTGTCCCGGTTCCAACGGAATCCAGCATTCCCATTGGCTCATCACCGAAAGCGACAGCCATGCCGGAAACGAATAATTTTACATTGTTTTAAAATCACCGACAACAGAAATGcaaaatataacagaattattATAGATATTTCACCGCGATCGCGTACAAAATGTACTCTTGAACGCGAGCCACCGAGTCAAAAAATTTGGTATACAAACAATAAACCGTGCtagataaaacaaaatttttgccCGTCTTTTACACAATCGTTGTTTTCGATACGTGTGCTACGCGCGCGCTTTATTTAAACTTTCGAAAGATATTTCTGTAAGAAGAAATCCAGAGAATAAAAAGTAACTCGGTAATGGTAAAGTATGAAACCATAACGATAGTGTGACATGATCTTTTAATATGTCCTTTTATACAAACACATTCATTCGCAGCGCAAACATGCTATCTTTTATTATACTCGATGAATGATCCTTCTGTTGGGTCACTATAAAAAAAAGTGAGagaaaattgaacgaaataaattacaataataataacaactatAATTCGTTATCAAAGATGTAGCCTACGACGTGTCTACAATATTGTACGCGTATTACGATGGATAAACTTAAAAAAGGAAAACGCGGATATTGTACCCTTCGAATTTGTGTCTTTGTAATAACGCCGTTATCATTACAGAACACTTTAAATGCTGTGAGAGAAGCATCGACGAACACTTCTTTCCTTTTCTGTACAATTACAAGAGTTCGTTTTCGATTGCAACGCGACGCAATCGGACACTGTGTAACCGTACATTGTACGGTTATTTATACAGTGACAAAGTTAGTCTTATGCGATACAGTTTTCATAGGTTACAGTTCCTCGTGCTTTTTCTCGTCTCTCTCTTCCTCGCTCGCGTCCATATCTATAATCTTCTCCGACTCGTCTTCCTCGTCGTTATCCATCGAAGCAGATTCCTCGTCTTGCATttcttcttctatttcttcttcCGGTAGCTCATCCAGAGGAATATCCAATGTTCTCCTCATCAGTTCTTCGACGCTCTGAGCAAAGGTTGCAGTTTCCCTGAGCATATATCCAGATCGAAGAGTAGCCGTTCTGAACATCATCAGAGCAATCTCTTTCGCTGTTTCATCGGCGGTATCTGCGTGCACGCGTCGCAGCAGTTCTCTGATCAATGGATGCCTCGGATTGATCTCCAGCGTCTTCTTTTGATTCAAGTAATAAGTTTTCTGTGGGTCGTCGCTTTTCTGATGAGCGTTCGAAATCGCGAGTCTCTCCATGTTTCCGGTCCAGCCAAACATACTGGCGATCAACGCGCACGGCGAGTCCGTTAGACGCTCAGAGACTTGAGCTTTGCTGATATGATCCTTCAAGATGTCGTTCAACCATTTGATCAACGGCTCGTACGTTGTCTTCAGATATTCCATTTTCTCCTTGGCTTTGTCGCTCTCGTCAAGAGAGAAACCTTCTTTCGCCACGTTCTGGAACTTCTTGCCATCGAATTCGGGAAGAGCTGAAATCGCGTACTCGTCTACGGCTTCGGTCAAATATAGCACCTCGTATCCCTTCTTGTCCAGTCTTTCGACAAACGGAGACTTCTTCACCTCTTCCTCGGAGGAGCCTGCAATATAATAGATGTATTTCTGACTAGGCTTCATGCGGGAGACGTAATCTGCTAGAGTCGTGGTGCTTTTCTGAGTGGAGGAGTGGAAGAGCAACAGTTTCGACAGTCTAGCTCTGTTTTGAGCGTCTTCGATAACGCCCAGTTTAATGTTTGTGCTGTATTCTTTCCAGAACTTCTCGTACTCTTCTCTAGGAATCTTCTTGATCATGTCTAACACCTTCCTGATCAGTTTCTTCTTGATTACCTTGATCAACTTGTGTTGTTGCAAGTTCTCACGAGACACGTTCAGCGGCAAGTCATCGCTGTCGACGATACCGCGAATGAACGACAAATAGTTTGGCATCATATCGGTGAATTTGTCGGTGATAAACACTCGCCTAAcgtataatttaatgttatcgGACTTGGTGCCGTAACGATTGAAGCTATCTCCAGGTTGTACTTTCGGAATAAAAAGAAGCGACTTGAAGGTAACTTCGCCTTCTGCTACGAAGTGAATCTTTCCCAAAGGTTCTTGAGTGTCTTTCGTCAACGCTTTGTAAAAGTCGCTGTAATCTTTCTCCTCGACTTCCGATGGTTTCATGGTCCATATAGGCTTCGAATCGTTTAGCAATTCCCAATCCCAGACGGTTTTGTCGACTTTCTTCgtcttcttttcttcttcggCATCCTCCACCTTCGCGTCGTCTTCCTCGTCCGATACTTTATCCTCGTCTAACTCTTCTTTCTTGCTCTCGTCTTCCTTTATGGGTTTctcgtcgtcgtcttcttcttcgtccACTTGAATAACTTTGCTGCTCCACAGATATATGGGGAAGTTGATAAACTGCGAGTACTTCTTCACCAAGTTTCTGATAGTGTCCTCTTCCAGGAAATCCAACGCTTCGTCCTTCAGATGAAGACTGCAACCACAAATCAATTAATTCATTGAAtaactttactttaatattgaaaatatagtattgggttggcaaataagttcgttcggtttttgtgatttattccaatgtaaaaaaccgaacgaacttatttgccaacccaatacataatagctagactgcagatctttatggcttatgaaaattttcaaaaaatgctagaatataatatTTGATAGGATTTGGgtaaatttttattggtttTGGATCTCTACAGCTTCTTgcaactttcttaaaatttgtctataaaaattgaaaattacataaacatccgcaatctaataataGCAAATGTTATTTTCTGTACCTGACTGTTGTTCCCCTCTTCAAGGAATCCCCTCTCGGATCCTCGACGATACTGTAGCTGGAGCTATCCGACTGCCAAATGTATTGTTTGTCGTCGTTGTGCTTGGACGTGACAACCACAGTGTTAGATACTAAGAAAGCAGAGTAGAAACCTACTCCAAACTGACCAATCATATCGTTTAGATCCTGAGTGTTCGAAGTCTCTTGCATTTTGCCCAAGAATTCAGCTGTGCCAGACTTTGCGATTGTTCCCAGATTATTAATCAGTTCTTTCTTCGTCATACCGATACCAGAGTCAGTTAGACTCAATATTTTGTTCTCTTTGTCCGATTTAATCCTGATCACCAACTCGGGATTATTGTCTAGGACATTCTTCTCTGTTAGGGATAATAATCTGATCTTATCCAAAGCATCGGAAGCATTGGATATCAGTTCTCTAAGGAATATATCTTTGTTGCGGTACAGTGAATTAATAATAAGTTTCATGATACGATTGACTTCAGTCTggaatacaaatttttcagcCTTTTCTCTCAGTTCCTTCATTTGCGCTACATTTAATCCATCCAACTTTATCGCTTCCTCTTCTCTCTGAACGGCTTGGTCATCTACGAAACACATGAGCAATTATTATTGATGTGACAAGTTAGTTTCAACAACGAGTTAACTGTTTGTAAACAGCATAAACGTGAGTTGCACAGTCTATTTAAATCTAGGATAATCGAGGGAAGGAGACATTCCTCTACCTGCTTTAACACAGTCACCAGCAATTATTATCGATGCAACAAGTTAGTTTCAACAGCGAGTTAACTACATATTTGTAAACAATGTAGACATGATTACAACGGTCCATTTAAATTTGACCAGAATAATCGAGCGAAGGGGGCGTTTCTATGTCTGCTACGAGTAACTGTGTATCAATCAAAGATTGGCGAATAAAACAAGGTGGGAaagtaaaaaagaaaacagaaactCTGTATAACCTGTTCGAGATGCTTCCCGACTGACGCCCAAATCGTTTTCCACGGTTCCAACATCTTCCTCGACTTGATCATCTGCTCTGGCGAATCCTAAACAACAACGAGcaggaaaatttttattgcgaTACGGTTAACATGTAAGTCTGAACACGTTTTTCCTCGATAATTATCGTTGTACTGTGTAACGTACCTGCCAGAAGAAACAGGACCGACACCAATATTAACGCTTTTTTCATTGCTGTCGTGAAACGTTCACGAATAATCGCAGGAAAAATAGCGGAAACGTACGGGACCCGCGACAAACACTACGCTTCGTTGTTTCAACACCGACTGTCATACAATCCAGCCACGACGATGTGTTATAACAAGAGGAATCCTGGAAGATCCACCAATCGGATGGACCCACGCAATGTAGAATAACCAATCAAAGATAAGCCGGCTGCAGCTCGGTCCAAATGTCCTCATCCCATTGGCGGATAAATGCAACACATGGCATTCGGCAATTCCAGAAGTTTCTATTCTAATTCTgttaatttcaaatgaaattccTATTAACATGCTTGttccattaattttcattgtatCTGTTCGctcataaatatataattatccgAAAGAAAGGTAATTAGAAGAAAGGCGATTAGATTATTATCGATTGCGCGTCGAATGGTAAGTTAGCGACTACTACTCCGTCGGTAACACAGATTACTGTAACGACCGCCGGTAATcttttcccgccaatataattcGTATATGAATACGAATTTATGGTTCCTTATCGTTTCACGTTCGTTCATGTCGgaaaatacattaatattaaatgtcCTTTGATAAGAACAAGTTGATATACGATCGATTCAACGTTACAGATCATTGATCGCCGGCAGCGATAGAAACAAGTCGTTGAGGAAGCAgatcatttgaaaaaacaaagacCGGATATTACCGTTGCGCGCTACAAAATGACACCAAGGATATTGAAATCCTAAtaggttttatttatattctacaTGTATATATGTGCATATGTGTACAAGTATACgtgtattatatacatatatagagtcTATTATAGGATCTATTTATCCTGATCCGTCTCTtgcgtcaatttgacacagttttcccgaaataagttataccgttctgttatttgtgggtAAACCTGCTCGAAACATCGTGACTTTTGTTTTCTTAATACGATCGACACTCgtaactagactacggattttaagcaaaataaaaattatctctctctctctatctgttGCAAAACTTTCAAATTGTttttttcctttaattattttaaaaggtCAACAATAACATATCCCCACTCTTTTCAATTCTCTTAATCCTTGCACTATTTCAAACTATAGCGactcaattttattataaatgcataaaatccgcagtataaatgtaaactcgtcgatttgaataaaaatatgtacatcgaaaaataataactgtttaccatattgttatttcatcgatcttttaccgCTGTGTCAATTTGAATCCGAGTACGCTAGGAGGTCCTGTTTAGGGTAGTTATAGCGAGTCCGAAGGAGGTCGAGCATCcatgaaattgtttaaataattgtctatgaaaagagaaagaaaaggtCGCGTCGTTCGCACAGTACGTAGAATGATTCTTCCGAAGAGATAGAGCGAGCTGATGCATAGAGTTTTGCCCTGCACGTACTAGGGATCGTCCTATGTCCTATACTATACactatatgtgtatatatgtatgtacgaaCATGTACAACACATATATATAGCAAACCACCGATAGGAAATCGGTATTGGGAATTGATCACGCGTGAAATTTTTGCCGATACACGTGTTGTGGCTGTTTGGTCGTTATGGATACGTTCTACAGACTATTGTATGGACATTGTACACGACAGCACACCTTGTTTTCCTATGTGAGCGTGGTGTCGATCAACGTACGTACATACATGTGGTGTGATCCACTGTATGTCGTCCTATCGAATGCGACCAGCCGCGTCAAAGGGACCATCTACCGTCATTCGCCTTCCGGTCTTCTTCGGAGTAGTCACGAATTTTTCCTGCTTCTTTATCCTGATCCTCGACGGTTGTCGTTCCGTCAAGAATCATCTACAAAATTGGCGCGCATGATTCCGACTTCCTCCTCTTAGGATCGAGGTAAGTACAAAGTAAACGT
This window of the Lasioglossum baleicum chromosome 20, iyLasBale1, whole genome shotgun sequence genome carries:
- the Gp93 gene encoding heat shock protein 90 Gp93; the protein is MKKALILVSVLFLLAGFARADDQVEEDVGTVENDLGVSREASRTDDQAVQREEEAIKLDGLNVAQMKELREKAEKFVFQTEVNRIMKLIINSLYRNKDIFLRELISNASDALDKIRLLSLTEKNVLDNNPELVIRIKSDKENKILSLTDSGIGMTKKELINNLGTIAKSGTAEFLGKMQETSNTQDLNDMIGQFGVGFYSAFLVSNTVVVTSKHNDDKQYIWQSDSSSYSIVEDPRGDSLKRGTTVSLHLKDEALDFLEEDTIRNLVKKYSQFINFPIYLWSSKVIQVDEEEDDDEKPIKEDESKKEELDEDKVSDEEDDAKVEDAEEEKKTKKVDKTVWDWELLNDSKPIWTMKPSEVEEKDYSDFYKALTKDTQEPLGKIHFVAEGEVTFKSLLFIPKVQPGDSFNRYGTKSDNIKLYVRRVFITDKFTDMMPNYLSFIRGIVDSDDLPLNVSRENLQQHKLIKVIKKKLIRKVLDMIKKIPREEYEKFWKEYSTNIKLGVIEDAQNRARLSKLLLFHSSTQKSTTTLADYVSRMKPSQKYIYYIAGSSEEEVKKSPFVERLDKKGYEVLYLTEAVDEYAISALPEFDGKKFQNVAKEGFSLDESDKAKEKMEYLKTTYEPLIKWLNDILKDHISKAQVSERLTDSPCALIASMFGWTGNMERLAISNAHQKSDDPQKTYYLNQKKTLEINPRHPLIRELLRRVHADTADETAKEIALMMFRTATLRSGYMLRETATFAQSVEELMRRTLDIPLDELPEEEIEEEMQDEESASMDNDEEDESEKIIDMDASEEERDEKKHEEL